The following are from one region of the Myxocyprinus asiaticus isolate MX2 ecotype Aquarium Trade chromosome 2, UBuf_Myxa_2, whole genome shotgun sequence genome:
- the LOC127453207 gene encoding copper chaperone for superoxide dismutase-like, with protein MDTNRTTKLEFAVQMSCDSCVNAVKGVLEKEPGVHSVHIDLAKEEVLVETVLTSLQVQNIIESTGKRAVLKGMGSSETDLGAAVAMLSGARLVQGVVRFLQLSPYRCLIDGTIDGLAPGAHGLHVHELGDLTQDCMSCGDHFNPFRKQHGAPQDSERHVGDLGNIMAGPDGRASFRLEDSQIKVWDVIGRSLVVDSGEDDLGRGSHPLSKITGNTGERLACGIIARSAGLFQNPKQICTCDGVTLWEERDRLIAGKGRKITDAPAANL; from the exons ATGGACACAAACAGAACAACAAAG CTTGAATTTGCAGTACAGATGTCATGTGACAGCTGTGTGAATGCAGTGAAGGGTGTCCTGGAGAAAGAGCCAG GAGTGCATTCAGTGCACATAGACTTGGCCAAGGAGGAGGTGTTGGTTGAAACGGTGCTTACCTCTCTGCAGGTCCAGAATATCATTGAAAGCACAGGCAAAAGAGCTGTGTTGAAGGGAATGGGCAGCTCAGAAACAG ACTTGGGTGCTGCTGTGGCAATGTTAAGTGGGGCGAGGCTAGTGCAGGGCGTTGTCCGCTTCCTGCAGCTGTCACCATATCGTTGTTTGATTGACGGGACGATTGATGGGCTGGCGCCTGGAGCTCACGGCTTGCATGTGCATGAACTGGGGGACCTTACACAGGATTGCATGAG TTGTGGAGATCACTTCAACCCTTTCAGGAAACAACATGGAGCTCCTCAAGACTCAGAGAGG CATGTGGGAGATCTGGGAAATATTATGGCTGGTCCTGATGGCAGAGCTTCATTCAGATTAGAAGACTCTCAGATAAAG GTGTGGGATGTGATTGGTCGATCTCTGGTGGTGGATTCAGGAGAGGATGATTTGGGCCGTGGGAGTCACCCACTGTCCAAAATAACAGGAAACACAGGAGAGAG GCTGGCATGTGGAATCATTGCACGCTCCGCCGGATTGTTTCAGAACCCCAAACAGATTTGTACCTGTGACGGTGTTACTCTGTGGGAGGAGAGAGATCGCCTGATAGCTGGGAAAGGACGTAAAATCACTGACGCACCGGCAGCTAATTTGTAA